A genomic stretch from Pseudoliparis swirei isolate HS2019 ecotype Mariana Trench chromosome 18, NWPU_hadal_v1, whole genome shotgun sequence includes:
- the ece1 gene encoding endothelin-converting enzyme 1 isoform X1 translates to MPNASGAAEELTRTVSHTHTHTHTRTHTHTDAHVGVKRGPAGRNMEALRESFLHLTFQMSTYKRATLDEEDLVDSTSDDIYPSSPMQVTLLHGRRPTCWSDRTQRERRLLVSVCVVSVGLFIALISTGVLYKQTHPGLCLSEPCITVASAVMGALDRTIDPCHDFYNFACGGWVRNNPLPEGKSRWGPFSNLWEHNMAVMKHLLENTTMKGLSKAEEKAQRYYQACMKEAKIEELGAQPLQELISQIGGWALTGSWHKDNFQAVLRMVSANYRTSPFFTVFVSTDSKNSSSNIIQVDQSSLGLPSRDYYLNKTANEKYLTAYLNFLVEFGVLLGGSEETSRTLMEEILDFETTLANITVPQEERRDEELIYHKMEVNDLMTLVPAVDWMPYLTELFSPVSLNESEPVVVYAKEYLEQVSDLLTKTNKSLLNNYMIMKVVRKMGSVLDQRFQDAEQRFLEVMYGTKKSCSPRWKLCVSDTDSALGFALGAMFVKATFAEDSKAIAEDMVGDIKWAFEDSLKDVSWMDTETKKAAKEKADAIYNMVGYPEFIMNGTRLDKVFNDFDVVSELYFQNVMQYYNFSARVTADQLRKTPNRNQWSMTPPTVNAYYNPTKNEMVLPAGILQAPFYSRSWPKALNFGGIGVVMGHELTHAFDDQGREYDKDGNLRPWWKNSSVEAFKKQTQCMVEQYGNYSINQEPLNGKQTLGENIADNGGLKAAYKAYVNWIKKHGEEATLPALGMTNHQLFFVGFAQVWCSIRTPESSHEGVITDPHSPSRFRVIGAISNSQEFSRHFGCKADAPMNPKHKCELW, encoded by the exons ATGCCGAATGCCTCGGGCGCCGCTGAGGAATTGACACGAaccgtctctcacacacacacacacacacacacacgcacacacacacacacagacgcacacgtcGGTGTCAAGAGAGGACCGGCTGGAAGGAACATGGAAGCGCTGAGAGAGTCATTTCTACATTTGACTTTTCAGATGTCAACGTATAAGAGAGCCACGCTGGACGAGGAGGACCTGGTGGACTCCACCAGCGACGACATCTACCCGTCATCGCCCatgcag gtgACTCTTCTGCACGGCCGACGTCCCACCTGTTGGTCAGACCGgactcagagagagaggaggctgcTGGTCTCGGTGTGTGTCGTGTCCGTCGGCCTGTTCATAGCCCTCATCTCTACGGGGGTCCTCTACAAACAGA CTCACCCGGGCCTGTGCCTATCCGAGCCGTGCATCACCGTGGCCAGCGCCGTCATGGGAGCCCTGGACCGAACCATCGACCCCTGCCACGACTTCTACAACTTCGCCTGTGGGGGCTGGGTGAGGAACAACCCCCTCCCCGAGGGCAAGTCCCGCTGGGGACCTTTCAGCAACCTGTGGGAGCACAACATGGCTGTGATGAAGCATTTATTAG aaaacaCGACGATGAAAGGTCTGAGCAAGGCCGAGGAGAAGGCCCAGCGATACTATCAGGCCTGCATGAAAGAGGCCAAGATTGAAGAGTTGGGAGCTCAGCCACTCCAAGAGCTCATCAGTCAG ATCGGAGGATGGGCCCTGACGGGATCCTGGCACAAGGACAACTTCCAGGCCGTGTTGCGCATGGTGTCGGCCAACTATCGCACCTCGCCTTTCTTCACCGTGTTCGTCAGCACCGACTCCAAAAACTCCAGCAGTAACATCATCCAG GTGGATCAGTCCAGCTTGGGGCTACCTTCACGGGATTACTACCTCAACAAAACGGCCAATGAAAAG TATCTGACGGCATACCTCAACTTCCTGGTGGAGTTCGGGGTTCTCCTGGGCGGCTCCGAGGAGACGTCTCGGACGCTGATGGAGGAGATCCTGGACTTTGAAACCACCCTGGCCAACATCACGGTCcctcaggaggagaggagagacgaggagctcATCTACCATAAGATGGAGGTCAATGATCTGATG ACTCTGGTTCCCGCAGTGGACTGGATGCCTTATCTCACCGAATTGTTTTCCCCCGTGTCGCTCAACGAGTCGGAGCCGGTGGTCGTTTATGCCAAAGAATACCTCGAGCAAGTTTCTGACCTCCTaactaaaacaaataaaag cCTCCTCAACAACTACATGATCATGAAGGTGGTGAGGAAGATGGGCTCCGTTTTGGACCAACGGTTTCAGGACGCAGAGCAACGCTTCCTCGAGGTCATGTACGGAACAAAGAAG AGCTGCTCTCCGCGCTGGAAGCTGTGCGTCAGCGACACGGACAGCGCCCTGGGCTTCGCTCTGGGAGCCATGTTCGTCAAAGCCACCTTCGCCGAGGACAGCAAGGCTATT GCTGAAGATATGGTCGGGGACATTAAATGGGCGTTTGAGGACAGCCTGAAGGATGTGAGCTGGATGGACACGGAGACCAAAAAAGCAGCAAAAGAAAAG GCAGATGCGATATACAACATGGTCGGGTATCCAGAGTTCATCATGAACGGCACGCGGCTGGACAAAGTGTTCAATGAT tttgaCGTGGTGTCGGAGCTCTACTTCCAGAATGTCATGCAGTACTACAACTTCTCGGCCAGAGTGACCGCGGACCAGCTGAGGAAAACTCCCAACAGAAACCA gtGGAGCATGACGCCTCCCACCGTGAACGCATATTACAACCCGACCAAGAACGAGATGGTTCTGCCGGCGGGAATTCTTCAGGCTCCGTTTTACAGTCGTTCCTGGCCCAA AGCTCTTAACTTCGGTGGGATTGGAGTCGTCATGGGACACGAACTGACTCACGCGTTTGACGACCAAG GCAGGGAATACGACAAGGACGGAAACCTGCGTCCCTGGTGGAAGAACTCCTCGGTCGAGGCCTTCAAGAAGCAGACGCAGTGCATGGTGGAGCAGTACGGGAACTACAGCATCAACCAGGAGCCCCTGAACGGGAAGCAAACCCTGGGGGAGAACATCGCCGACAACGGCGGACTCAAGGCCGCCtacaag GCGTACGTGAACTGGATCAAAAAGCACGGCGAGGAGGCCACGCTTCCTGCCCTGGGGATGACCAACCATCAGCTGTTCTTCGTAGGATTTGCCCAG GTTTGGTGCTCCATCAGGACCCCCGAGAGCTCGCACGAGGGCGTCATCACGGACCCTCACAGTCCGTCAAGGTTCCGAGTCATTGGCGCCATCTCCAACTCGCAAGAGTTCTCGAGGCACTTTGGCTGCAAAGCGGACGCTCCCATGAACCCCAAACACAAGTGTGAGCTTTGGTGA
- the ece1 gene encoding endothelin-converting enzyme 1 isoform X2, protein MSTYKRATLDEEDLVDSTSDDIYPSSPMQVTLLHGRRPTCWSDRTQRERRLLVSVCVVSVGLFIALISTGVLYKQTHPGLCLSEPCITVASAVMGALDRTIDPCHDFYNFACGGWVRNNPLPEGKSRWGPFSNLWEHNMAVMKHLLENTTMKGLSKAEEKAQRYYQACMKEAKIEELGAQPLQELISQIGGWALTGSWHKDNFQAVLRMVSANYRTSPFFTVFVSTDSKNSSSNIIQVDQSSLGLPSRDYYLNKTANEKYLTAYLNFLVEFGVLLGGSEETSRTLMEEILDFETTLANITVPQEERRDEELIYHKMEVNDLMTLVPAVDWMPYLTELFSPVSLNESEPVVVYAKEYLEQVSDLLTKTNKSLLNNYMIMKVVRKMGSVLDQRFQDAEQRFLEVMYGTKKSCSPRWKLCVSDTDSALGFALGAMFVKATFAEDSKAIAEDMVGDIKWAFEDSLKDVSWMDTETKKAAKEKADAIYNMVGYPEFIMNGTRLDKVFNDFDVVSELYFQNVMQYYNFSARVTADQLRKTPNRNQWSMTPPTVNAYYNPTKNEMVLPAGILQAPFYSRSWPKALNFGGIGVVMGHELTHAFDDQGREYDKDGNLRPWWKNSSVEAFKKQTQCMVEQYGNYSINQEPLNGKQTLGENIADNGGLKAAYKAYVNWIKKHGEEATLPALGMTNHQLFFVGFAQVWCSIRTPESSHEGVITDPHSPSRFRVIGAISNSQEFSRHFGCKADAPMNPKHKCELW, encoded by the exons ATGTCAACGTATAAGAGAGCCACGCTGGACGAGGAGGACCTGGTGGACTCCACCAGCGACGACATCTACCCGTCATCGCCCatgcag gtgACTCTTCTGCACGGCCGACGTCCCACCTGTTGGTCAGACCGgactcagagagagaggaggctgcTGGTCTCGGTGTGTGTCGTGTCCGTCGGCCTGTTCATAGCCCTCATCTCTACGGGGGTCCTCTACAAACAGA CTCACCCGGGCCTGTGCCTATCCGAGCCGTGCATCACCGTGGCCAGCGCCGTCATGGGAGCCCTGGACCGAACCATCGACCCCTGCCACGACTTCTACAACTTCGCCTGTGGGGGCTGGGTGAGGAACAACCCCCTCCCCGAGGGCAAGTCCCGCTGGGGACCTTTCAGCAACCTGTGGGAGCACAACATGGCTGTGATGAAGCATTTATTAG aaaacaCGACGATGAAAGGTCTGAGCAAGGCCGAGGAGAAGGCCCAGCGATACTATCAGGCCTGCATGAAAGAGGCCAAGATTGAAGAGTTGGGAGCTCAGCCACTCCAAGAGCTCATCAGTCAG ATCGGAGGATGGGCCCTGACGGGATCCTGGCACAAGGACAACTTCCAGGCCGTGTTGCGCATGGTGTCGGCCAACTATCGCACCTCGCCTTTCTTCACCGTGTTCGTCAGCACCGACTCCAAAAACTCCAGCAGTAACATCATCCAG GTGGATCAGTCCAGCTTGGGGCTACCTTCACGGGATTACTACCTCAACAAAACGGCCAATGAAAAG TATCTGACGGCATACCTCAACTTCCTGGTGGAGTTCGGGGTTCTCCTGGGCGGCTCCGAGGAGACGTCTCGGACGCTGATGGAGGAGATCCTGGACTTTGAAACCACCCTGGCCAACATCACGGTCcctcaggaggagaggagagacgaggagctcATCTACCATAAGATGGAGGTCAATGATCTGATG ACTCTGGTTCCCGCAGTGGACTGGATGCCTTATCTCACCGAATTGTTTTCCCCCGTGTCGCTCAACGAGTCGGAGCCGGTGGTCGTTTATGCCAAAGAATACCTCGAGCAAGTTTCTGACCTCCTaactaaaacaaataaaag cCTCCTCAACAACTACATGATCATGAAGGTGGTGAGGAAGATGGGCTCCGTTTTGGACCAACGGTTTCAGGACGCAGAGCAACGCTTCCTCGAGGTCATGTACGGAACAAAGAAG AGCTGCTCTCCGCGCTGGAAGCTGTGCGTCAGCGACACGGACAGCGCCCTGGGCTTCGCTCTGGGAGCCATGTTCGTCAAAGCCACCTTCGCCGAGGACAGCAAGGCTATT GCTGAAGATATGGTCGGGGACATTAAATGGGCGTTTGAGGACAGCCTGAAGGATGTGAGCTGGATGGACACGGAGACCAAAAAAGCAGCAAAAGAAAAG GCAGATGCGATATACAACATGGTCGGGTATCCAGAGTTCATCATGAACGGCACGCGGCTGGACAAAGTGTTCAATGAT tttgaCGTGGTGTCGGAGCTCTACTTCCAGAATGTCATGCAGTACTACAACTTCTCGGCCAGAGTGACCGCGGACCAGCTGAGGAAAACTCCCAACAGAAACCA gtGGAGCATGACGCCTCCCACCGTGAACGCATATTACAACCCGACCAAGAACGAGATGGTTCTGCCGGCGGGAATTCTTCAGGCTCCGTTTTACAGTCGTTCCTGGCCCAA AGCTCTTAACTTCGGTGGGATTGGAGTCGTCATGGGACACGAACTGACTCACGCGTTTGACGACCAAG GCAGGGAATACGACAAGGACGGAAACCTGCGTCCCTGGTGGAAGAACTCCTCGGTCGAGGCCTTCAAGAAGCAGACGCAGTGCATGGTGGAGCAGTACGGGAACTACAGCATCAACCAGGAGCCCCTGAACGGGAAGCAAACCCTGGGGGAGAACATCGCCGACAACGGCGGACTCAAGGCCGCCtacaag GCGTACGTGAACTGGATCAAAAAGCACGGCGAGGAGGCCACGCTTCCTGCCCTGGGGATGACCAACCATCAGCTGTTCTTCGTAGGATTTGCCCAG GTTTGGTGCTCCATCAGGACCCCCGAGAGCTCGCACGAGGGCGTCATCACGGACCCTCACAGTCCGTCAAGGTTCCGAGTCATTGGCGCCATCTCCAACTCGCAAGAGTTCTCGAGGCACTTTGGCTGCAAAGCGGACGCTCCCATGAACCCCAAACACAAGTGTGAGCTTTGGTGA